A genomic stretch from Deinococcus cellulosilyticus NBRC 106333 = KACC 11606 includes:
- the uca gene encoding urea carboxylase gives MFKKVLIANRGVIACRIIRTLKKLGVQSVAVYSEADQDSLHVQLADEAYCVGGGPASQSYLLADKILEVAQFSGAEAIHPGYGFLSENPEFAQACEDAGIAFIGPTADQMRAFGLKHKAREIALAQGAPLLPGTELLSSPEEALQEARRIGFPVMLKSTAGGGGIGMRLIWTEDELHDAYSNVVRLAQANFKDSGIYLEKYVEHARHIEVQLFGDGKGHMIALGERDCSVQRRNQKVIEETPAPNLTPSQREGLFEAALRLGRAVNYRSAGTVEFVLDSKTGEYYFLEVNTRLQVEHGVTEEVTGVDLVAWMVQLAAGDLPELVAPEPSGASVQVRLYAEDPAKNFQPCAGLLTEVQFPEDVRGETWVKTGSNVPAFYDPMIGKLIVHAETREAAIEKLSAAMGQTRLMGIETNLDYLQAIVKDEVFLEGHQTTRYLNTFTYQSRGIEVLDGGVQTTVQDDPGRLGYWDVGIPPSGPMDNYAFRMANRLLGNAETAAGLECTVAGPTLKFRSETTLALTGAPVKATLDGWDVPMWEAVQVPSGSTLTVGSVQSGCRTYIAFAGGLDVPHYLGSQSTFTLGQFGGHAGRTLRVGDVINLLQPGQLETLQKAPSSLIPEYTGEWEIGVMYGPHGAPDFFTDSDIKTFFEASWEVHYNSSRTGVRLIGPRPEWARQDGGEAGLHPSNIHDNAYAIGAVDFTGDMPVILGPDGPSLGGFVCPVTIVEAELWKIGQLRPGDRIRFVPIGHEAGRARQTALQQSIKSLSGTIDPPLIEQELGSPMLQTLPEREDAPAVVYRQAGDRYLLIEYGPLMLDLNLRFRVHALMTALQERQLEGIVDLTPGIRSLQVHFDPAVMDRAKLLEVLRETEGLLPDIDHMEVPSRTVHLPLSWDDPATKLAIEKYMQSVRPDAPWCPSNIEFIRRINGLESIEEVKKIVFEASYLVLGLGDVYLGAPVATPMDPRHRLVTTKYNPARTWTPENAVGIGGAYMCVYGMEGPGGYQFVGRTVQMWNKYHQTRDFQKPWLLRFFDQIRFFEVSEQELLDMRSDFLSGRYQLRIEEGKLNLREYNAFLQQEAASIAAFKTTQQASFEAERERWRAAGLHEYISETASGSYTSPDELDLPEHSKVVASPVSGSMWEVRVKEGQQVQAGDTLFVVESMKTEFAVQTPVDGVVHFVGSQSGQAVTAGQQVIVLNTALEEQHA, from the coding sequence ATGTTCAAAAAAGTCCTGATTGCCAACCGTGGCGTGATCGCCTGCCGGATCATCCGCACCCTGAAGAAACTGGGGGTTCAGTCTGTCGCTGTGTATTCCGAGGCCGACCAGGATTCCCTGCATGTGCAACTGGCCGATGAAGCCTACTGTGTGGGGGGCGGACCTGCAAGCCAGAGTTACCTGCTTGCCGACAAAATTCTGGAGGTTGCCCAATTCAGTGGTGCAGAGGCCATTCATCCCGGCTATGGTTTCCTGTCCGAGAACCCCGAGTTTGCCCAGGCCTGTGAAGATGCTGGTATTGCCTTCATTGGTCCCACTGCCGACCAGATGCGGGCTTTTGGTTTAAAGCACAAAGCGAGGGAGATTGCGCTGGCCCAGGGTGCACCCCTGCTTCCCGGAACCGAACTGCTCAGCAGCCCGGAAGAGGCCTTGCAGGAAGCCCGCCGCATCGGGTTTCCGGTGATGCTGAAAAGCACCGCAGGCGGAGGGGGCATCGGGATGCGCCTGATCTGGACGGAAGACGAGCTGCACGATGCCTACAGCAACGTGGTCCGTCTGGCCCAGGCCAACTTCAAGGATTCTGGCATCTATCTGGAGAAGTACGTGGAGCATGCCCGTCACATCGAAGTGCAGCTGTTCGGGGATGGGAAGGGCCACATGATTGCTCTGGGAGAACGGGACTGCTCGGTGCAGCGGCGCAACCAGAAGGTCATCGAGGAAACCCCTGCCCCCAATCTGACACCCTCCCAGAGGGAGGGGCTGTTTGAGGCAGCCCTCAGGCTGGGTCGTGCGGTGAACTACAGGTCTGCAGGCACAGTGGAATTTGTGCTGGACTCAAAAACCGGCGAATATTATTTTCTGGAGGTCAACACCCGCCTGCAGGTCGAGCACGGTGTGACAGAGGAGGTCACCGGGGTGGATCTGGTGGCCTGGATGGTCCAGCTGGCAGCCGGTGACCTTCCAGAACTGGTGGCTCCAGAACCTTCCGGTGCTTCTGTGCAGGTGCGTCTGTATGCCGAAGATCCCGCCAAGAATTTCCAGCCCTGCGCAGGTCTGTTGACCGAAGTGCAGTTTCCAGAGGATGTGCGGGGGGAAACCTGGGTGAAAACAGGTTCAAATGTGCCTGCCTTTTACGACCCCATGATCGGGAAACTGATCGTCCATGCAGAGACCCGTGAAGCGGCCATTGAAAAACTGAGTGCTGCAATGGGGCAAACCCGTCTGATGGGCATTGAAACGAACCTTGATTATCTGCAGGCCATTGTGAAAGACGAGGTGTTCCTGGAGGGTCATCAGACCACCCGCTACCTGAACACCTTCACCTACCAGTCCAGAGGCATTGAAGTGCTTGATGGTGGGGTGCAGACCACCGTGCAGGATGATCCCGGTCGTCTGGGGTACTGGGATGTGGGCATTCCACCAAGTGGCCCCATGGACAACTACGCCTTCAGAATGGCAAACAGGCTGCTTGGCAATGCTGAGACTGCAGCAGGTCTGGAATGTACGGTGGCAGGCCCCACCCTGAAATTCCGCTCTGAGACCACCCTTGCCCTGACCGGAGCCCCTGTCAAAGCCACGCTGGATGGTTGGGACGTGCCCATGTGGGAAGCGGTGCAGGTTCCCTCAGGCAGCACCCTGACGGTGGGTTCGGTCCAGTCTGGATGCAGAACCTATATTGCCTTTGCAGGGGGTCTGGATGTGCCCCACTACCTGGGCAGCCAGTCCACCTTCACGCTGGGTCAATTTGGAGGTCATGCAGGACGCACTCTGCGGGTGGGAGATGTCATCAACCTGTTGCAGCCTGGGCAGCTTGAGACCCTTCAAAAGGCCCCCTCCTCCCTGATCCCTGAGTACACCGGAGAGTGGGAGATCGGGGTAATGTATGGTCCTCACGGTGCACCGGATTTCTTCACCGATTCAGACATCAAAACCTTCTTCGAGGCCAGCTGGGAGGTGCACTACAATTCCAGCAGGACAGGGGTGCGCCTGATCGGTCCCAGACCCGAGTGGGCCAGACAGGACGGGGGCGAGGCTGGACTCCACCCTTCCAACATCCACGACAATGCATATGCGATTGGTGCAGTGGATTTCACCGGAGACATGCCCGTGATCCTGGGTCCAGATGGTCCCAGCCTTGGGGGGTTCGTCTGCCCGGTGACCATCGTGGAGGCAGAACTGTGGAAGATCGGGCAGCTGCGTCCGGGGGACAGGATTCGTTTTGTGCCCATCGGTCATGAGGCAGGTCGAGCCAGACAGACCGCTTTGCAGCAAAGCATCAAGAGCCTCTCTGGAACCATTGATCCACCTTTGATTGAGCAAGAACTGGGTTCTCCCATGCTGCAGACCCTCCCTGAGCGTGAAGATGCTCCTGCTGTGGTGTACCGTCAGGCCGGAGACCGATACCTGCTCATCGAGTATGGCCCCCTGATGCTGGACCTGAACCTGCGTTTCCGGGTCCATGCCCTGATGACCGCCCTGCAGGAACGTCAACTGGAAGGCATTGTGGACCTGACTCCGGGCATCCGTTCTCTGCAGGTGCATTTCGATCCTGCGGTGATGGATCGGGCAAAACTGCTGGAAGTGCTCCGTGAAACCGAAGGCTTGCTGCCCGACATCGATCACATGGAAGTCCCAAGCCGCACCGTGCACCTGCCCCTTTCCTGGGATGATCCGGCCACAAAACTGGCCATCGAGAAATACATGCAGTCGGTGAGGCCAGATGCTCCCTGGTGCCCCTCCAACATTGAATTCATCCGCAGAATCAATGGTCTGGAGAGCATTGAAGAGGTCAAAAAGATTGTTTTTGAGGCAAGCTATCTGGTGCTGGGTCTGGGGGATGTGTACCTCGGTGCTCCAGTCGCCACCCCGATGGACCCCAGGCACCGTCTGGTCACCACCAAATACAACCCGGCTCGCACCTGGACACCTGAAAACGCCGTGGGCATCGGCGGGGCTTACATGTGTGTGTATGGGATGGAAGGTCCCGGTGGATACCAGTTTGTGGGCCGCACCGTGCAGATGTGGAACAAGTACCACCAGACCCGGGATTTCCAGAAACCCTGGCTCCTGCGTTTCTTTGACCAGATCCGTTTTTTTGAGGTCAGCGAGCAGGAACTGCTGGACATGCGCTCGGACTTTCTGTCGGGCCGCTACCAGCTTCGCATAGAAGAAGGCAAACTCAACCTGCGAGAATACAACGCTTTCTTGCAGCAGGAGGCAGCGTCCATTGCTGCATTCAAAACCACGCAACAGGCATCTTTTGAGGCAGAACGTGAACGCTGGAGGGCCGCAGGGCTCCATGAATACATCTCGGAAACCGCATCGGGCAGCTACACCAGCCCGGATGAACTTGACCTTCCCGAGCACTCAAAAGTGGTGGCCAGTCCGGTTTCGGGCAGCATGTGGGAGGTGCGGGTGAAAGAAGGACAGCAGGTGCAGGCAGGTGACACCCTGTTCGTGGTGGAGTCCATGAAAACCGAATTCGCCGTTCAGACCCCGGTGGATGGCGTGGTGCACTTTGTTGGATCGCAATCCGGTCAGGCGGTCACTGCAGGCCAGCAGGTCATTGTGCTGAACACCGCTCTGGAGGAACAACATGCCTGA
- a CDS encoding urea amidolyase associated protein UAAP2, which yields MLTASELNPAKALVNEVCLSGESWMHLIRKGQTFRIEDLEGNQAVDTLFYNAHDAEDRYDAVQTIARQRNIYLTTGSKLISTEGNVLLTITADTCGRHDTLGGACAAESNTVRYALEKRPMHNCRDSFLHALSHSPCNHDLGLTKRDITHNINFFMNVPVTPDGGLKFDDGISAPGKYVELRAEMDVVVLISNCPQLNNPCNAYNPTPVRLLIWD from the coding sequence ATGCTGACGGCCAGTGAACTGAACCCTGCAAAAGCCCTGGTGAACGAAGTGTGCCTCTCGGGAGAATCCTGGATGCACCTGATCAGAAAAGGCCAGACTTTCCGCATTGAAGACCTCGAAGGCAATCAGGCCGTGGACACCCTCTTTTACAACGCCCATGACGCGGAAGACCGTTATGACGCGGTGCAGACCATCGCAAGGCAGCGCAACATCTACCTGACCACCGGATCAAAACTGATCTCCACCGAGGGCAATGTGCTCCTGACCATCACCGCAGACACCTGTGGACGGCACGACACTCTGGGAGGGGCCTGCGCCGCAGAGAGCAACACAGTGCGTTACGCGCTGGAAAAACGCCCCATGCACAACTGCCGGGACAGCTTCCTGCACGCCCTGTCCCACAGCCCCTGCAACCATGACCTGGGCCTTACCAAACGGGACATCACCCACAACATCAACTTCTTCATGAATGTCCCGGTCACTCCGGACGGAGGTCTGAAGTTTGACGATGGCATTTCTGCTCCCGGCAAGTACGTGGAACTCAGGGCAGAGATGGACGTGGTGGTGCTGATCTCCAATTGCCCCCAGCTCAACAACCCGTGCAATGCGTACAACCCGACGCCTGTGCGGCTTTTGATCTGGGATTGA
- a CDS encoding urea amidolyase associated protein UAAP1 produces MIPQEKMLFEEIVPGGNHWSGVLRRGTHMRLTDLEGGANVTFLVYNREEKLERYNMPDTLKGQHTAFLTTGNVLYSDMGRVLCSITGDSVGWHDTLCGMSDARLIRELYGERNFQEYRNDMHRNAKDGILIELGKWGLGKRDLVAPVNFFSKVSTDEAGNLIFNEGHSRAGDHVDLRFDMEVLVVLSTAPHPLDTRPTYSPAAVKLTVWKGELAAEDDVCRTHCEQNARAFINTERLYGGL; encoded by the coding sequence ATGATCCCACAGGAAAAAATGCTGTTCGAGGAAATTGTTCCCGGCGGAAACCACTGGTCCGGGGTGCTGCGCCGGGGGACTCACATGCGTTTGACTGATCTGGAAGGAGGCGCGAATGTCACCTTTCTGGTCTACAACCGGGAAGAGAAACTTGAGCGCTACAACATGCCCGATACCCTCAAAGGCCAGCACACCGCCTTCCTGACCACTGGAAACGTGCTGTATTCCGACATGGGACGGGTGCTGTGCTCGATCACCGGTGACAGTGTGGGCTGGCACGACACCCTCTGCGGGATGAGCGATGCCCGACTCATCCGGGAACTCTACGGGGAGCGCAATTTTCAGGAGTACCGCAACGACATGCACCGGAATGCAAAAGACGGCATCCTGATCGAACTGGGCAAATGGGGCCTGGGCAAACGGGATCTCGTTGCTCCGGTGAATTTCTTTTCCAAAGTCAGCACCGACGAGGCAGGGAACCTGATCTTCAATGAAGGTCATTCCAGAGCAGGCGATCATGTGGACCTGCGCTTCGACATGGAAGTTCTGGTGGTGCTCTCCACTGCACCCCACCCCCTGGACACCCGACCCACCTACAGCCCTGCAGCCGTGAAACTGACCGTCTGGAAAGGCGAACTGGCTGCCGAAGATGACGTGTGCCGCACCCACTGCGAACAGAACGCCAGAGCTTTCATCAACACCGAACGCCTGTATGGAGGTCTGTAA
- a CDS encoding ABC transporter ATP-binding protein encodes MTQSTPIITLDGLGKRFGEGKKSFTALSNIEFEVFENDFITLVGASGCGKSTLLRIIAGLEHFTEGEVTVLGKPVRGPGMDRGMVFQNYSLYPWLTVYENIVYPYSVPRFSRQNPDVLLEAGYRASMLIQLMGLETSRDAYPSQLSGGMQQRVAIARALITRPKILLMDEPFGALDAQTREVMHDLIRHVYLMEGTTILFVTHDVDEAVYLGNKVLVLAPRPGRIDSVYDVPFERFRTREMKFSAAFYDLRERILARIRETAGTSTDEDLLRKLSTKMQAG; translated from the coding sequence ATGACCCAGAGCACCCCCATCATCACGCTGGATGGCCTCGGAAAACGGTTTGGAGAGGGCAAAAAGAGCTTCACGGCACTTTCCAACATCGAATTCGAGGTCTTCGAAAACGACTTCATCACGCTGGTGGGCGCATCCGGTTGCGGGAAATCCACCCTGCTGCGCATCATTGCAGGTCTGGAACACTTCACCGAAGGCGAGGTCACGGTGCTGGGAAAACCTGTGCGTGGCCCCGGCATGGACAGAGGGATGGTCTTCCAGAATTACAGCCTGTACCCCTGGCTCACGGTCTACGAGAACATTGTGTATCCGTACAGCGTTCCCAGATTCAGCCGCCAGAATCCCGATGTGCTGCTGGAAGCCGGATACCGCGCCAGCATGCTGATTCAACTGATGGGCCTGGAGACCTCCAGAGACGCCTACCCCTCCCAGCTTTCTGGAGGGATGCAACAGCGGGTAGCGATTGCCAGAGCGCTCATCACCCGACCCAAAATCCTCCTGATGGACGAACCTTTTGGGGCACTTGACGCCCAGACCCGCGAGGTCATGCATGACCTGATCCGCCACGTGTATCTGATGGAAGGCACCACCATCCTCTTTGTGACCCACGATGTGGACGAGGCCGTCTATCTGGGCAACAAAGTTCTGGTGCTCGCCCCCAGACCCGGACGCATCGACAGCGTGTACGACGTCCCCTTTGAACGGTTCAGAACCCGGGAGATGAAATTCTCTGCAGCATTTTATGACCTGCGGGAACGCATTCTGGCCCGCATCCGGGAAACCGCTGGAACTTCTACGGATGAGGATTTGCTGCGGAAACTTTCGACGAAGATGCAGGCAGGGTAA
- a CDS encoding ABC transporter permease, with translation MTINQAGKNEIKQTTRGGWRPSPWSIRGPLSRRAYWGLAVLGLVLPLVAWSIVVKLGSVNPVFLPNPAAVLERLQSWYTDENLMQDIGISVYRVMAGWFLSAVIAVPLGFLIGTSKVVQALLEPLTDFIRYMPAVAFVPLVMLWIGIDEGSKIAIIFIGTFFQMVLMVAEDVRRVPMAQIEAAQTMGNTRSEIIQHVILPATKPALMDTLRITMGWAWTYLVVAELVAASSGLGFSILKAQRFLQTDKIFVGILLIGVIGLLTDQVFRFIHRQAFKYLYLRN, from the coding sequence ATGACCATCAACCAGGCAGGGAAAAACGAAATCAAACAGACCACCAGAGGCGGATGGCGTCCCAGTCCCTGGAGCATCCGGGGTCCGCTGAGCCGCAGGGCTTACTGGGGTCTGGCTGTGCTGGGTCTGGTGCTGCCTCTGGTCGCATGGTCCATCGTGGTCAAACTGGGCAGCGTGAATCCTGTTTTCCTCCCCAACCCCGCAGCCGTGCTGGAACGCCTGCAAAGCTGGTACACCGACGAAAACCTGATGCAGGACATCGGGATCAGCGTGTACCGGGTGATGGCTGGATGGTTCCTCTCTGCGGTGATTGCTGTGCCTCTGGGATTCCTGATTGGAACCTCAAAGGTGGTGCAGGCCCTGCTTGAACCCCTCACCGACTTCATCCGCTACATGCCTGCCGTGGCCTTCGTGCCCCTGGTGATGCTGTGGATCGGGATTGATGAAGGCTCCAAAATTGCCATCATCTTCATTGGGACTTTCTTCCAGATGGTCCTGATGGTCGCAGAAGACGTGCGCCGGGTGCCGATGGCCCAGATCGAAGCCGCCCAGACCATGGGCAACACCCGGTCCGAAATCATCCAGCACGTGATTCTTCCAGCCACCAAACCCGCCCTGATGGACACCCTGAGAATCACCATGGGCTGGGCCTGGACGTATCTGGTGGTGGCAGAACTGGTGGCAGCAAGCTCCGGTCTGGGGTTCTCCATCCTGAAAGCCCAGCGTTTCCTGCAGACAGACAAGATCTTCGTGGGCATCTTGCTGATCGGCGTGATTGGCCTCCTGACCGATCAGGTGTTCCGTTTCATTCACCGCCAGGCCTTCAAATACCTGTACCTGAGGAACTGA
- a CDS encoding ABC transporter substrate-binding protein, whose amino-acid sequence MTSKHLKPKKHLLMAPLLLMGSVLLQQAKAEVKVGVSDWPGWVAWYIAEEKGFFKKHGADVKLVWFPNYTDSISALSAGQLDANSQTWSDTLGPLAKGIKLKTVLVNDNSYGNDALMVSDKIKSFKDLKGKKIALEQYSVSHFVLVNALAKNKMKQSDVEIVNLSAGDAAAAFISGRVDAAVVWNPWISQIEKSGKGKPLFTSKDMPGMIADLLVAQEKSLKEKRKDFVGMAKAWYDTEKFIRENPAEASKIMAKVVGLKAEEYQVFIKGTRFFNEADNLKALGSTTDSKSLLKVGPSVLKFLTDNKLIEGKPSLKSGIDASIVKDAQKK is encoded by the coding sequence ATGACCTCAAAACACCTGAAACCCAAGAAGCACCTCCTGATGGCCCCCCTCCTCCTGATGGGCAGCGTGCTGCTGCAACAGGCGAAAGCCGAGGTGAAAGTCGGGGTGTCCGACTGGCCGGGCTGGGTGGCGTGGTACATCGCCGAAGAAAAAGGCTTCTTCAAAAAGCACGGAGCAGACGTGAAACTGGTCTGGTTTCCGAATTACACCGATTCCATCTCTGCCCTTTCAGCAGGTCAACTGGATGCCAACTCCCAGACCTGGTCTGACACCCTTGGCCCCCTGGCAAAGGGCATCAAACTGAAAACTGTGCTGGTCAATGACAACTCTTACGGCAACGACGCCCTGATGGTCAGCGACAAAATCAAGAGCTTCAAGGACCTGAAAGGCAAGAAAATTGCGCTGGAGCAGTATAGCGTGTCCCACTTTGTGCTGGTCAATGCCCTGGCCAAAAACAAGATGAAACAGAGTGATGTGGAAATCGTCAACCTGTCGGCAGGAGATGCTGCTGCAGCTTTCATCAGTGGACGTGTGGATGCGGCGGTGGTCTGGAATCCCTGGATCAGCCAGATTGAAAAGAGTGGCAAGGGCAAGCCCCTCTTCACTTCAAAAGACATGCCTGGCATGATTGCAGATTTGCTGGTGGCCCAGGAGAAGTCCCTCAAAGAGAAACGCAAGGACTTTGTGGGCATGGCAAAAGCCTGGTACGACACCGAGAAATTCATCCGTGAGAATCCAGCGGAAGCCTCAAAAATCATGGCAAAAGTGGTGGGACTGAAAGCAGAGGAGTATCAGGTCTTCATCAAGGGAACCCGCTTTTTCAACGAGGCAGACAACCTGAAAGCCCTGGGCAGCACCACGGACAGCAAATCCCTGCTCAAAGTCGGACCTTCGGTGCTGAAGTTCCTCACGGACAACAAGCTGATCGAGGGCAAACCCAGCCTGAAAAGCGGCATTGACGCCTCCATCGTCAAAGATGCCCAGAAGAAGTAA
- a CDS encoding S41 family peptidase codes for MLTPEDIDSIVRNAAEKLHSHYVYPDRGEAIAQGLKTHLEQGRFQTCTTPEELSEQVTAVLYELSSDRHVRLRYHAAGAPELSFDPPSEEVIRWWREEERSTNYGFNRLERLKGNIGYLELLSFSPAYFAAETAIAAMQFLTNTDAVIIDLRKNGGGDPEMIQMISSYFFDEVTHLNSFYHRPQDSTQQSWTLPYVPGKRLLKQPIYVLTSSYTFSAAEEFTYNLKNLKRATIIGEVTRGGAHPGGNVKVHDLFTVFVPTGRAINPITGINWEGTGVEPDIQIPAEQALEHAYQDALQKVLASLPEHAAHDRQRKEIFEARQTLVAES; via the coding sequence ATGCTCACTCCAGAGGACATTGACAGCATTGTTCGCAATGCTGCCGAAAAATTGCACAGCCATTACGTTTACCCGGATCGGGGCGAAGCCATTGCCCAGGGGCTGAAAACACATCTTGAACAGGGTCGTTTTCAGACATGCACAACCCCAGAAGAACTCAGTGAGCAGGTCACGGCAGTGCTTTATGAACTGTCTTCAGACCGCCATGTGAGGCTCAGGTACCATGCTGCAGGAGCGCCGGAACTCAGCTTTGACCCTCCCTCCGAAGAGGTCATCCGCTGGTGGCGTGAAGAAGAACGCAGCACCAACTACGGATTCAACCGGTTGGAGCGCCTGAAAGGGAACATCGGGTATCTGGAACTCCTCAGTTTCTCGCCAGCGTATTTTGCTGCAGAGACCGCCATTGCTGCCATGCAGTTCCTGACCAACACGGACGCGGTGATCATCGACCTGAGAAAAAACGGGGGAGGGGACCCCGAGATGATCCAGATGATCAGCAGTTACTTTTTCGATGAGGTCACCCACCTGAACAGCTTCTATCACCGCCCTCAGGACAGCACCCAGCAGAGCTGGACCCTGCCTTATGTTCCGGGAAAACGCCTCTTGAAGCAGCCCATTTACGTGCTGACCAGCAGCTACACCTTTTCTGCTGCAGAGGAATTCACCTACAACCTCAAGAACCTGAAGCGGGCCACCATCATTGGTGAGGTCACCCGTGGTGGCGCACACCCTGGGGGTAACGTGAAAGTGCATGACCTCTTCACGGTTTTTGTGCCCACAGGCCGGGCCATCAACCCCATCACAGGCATCAACTGGGAAGGGACAGGGGTCGAACCGGACATCCAGATTCCAGCAGAACAGGCCCTGGAGCATGCTTATCAGGATGCCCTCCAAAAGGTGCTGGCAAGCCTGCCAGAGCATGCTGCCCATGACCGTCAGCGCAAAGAGATTTTTGAGGCAAGGCAGACCCTGGTTGCAGAATCCTGA
- a CDS encoding serine hydrolase domain-containing protein, whose amino-acid sequence MNAEQLTDWLSQRDLPEPFSGVISFAQGEGRTEKAFGEAIKALNLANTLDTRFQTASGCKIFTAVAILQLIEKGQLTLDTRLKDCLSIDFPHFDPDVTLHHLLTHTSGIPDYFDESLMENYADLWKEQPMYAIREPRDFLPMFQNLPMTFRPGEKFAYNNAGFIVLGLVVEEASGQPFTQYIEQHIFEPAGMTDSGYFWADSLPERTAYAYLQRPDGSWGTNVFSVPIVGGPDGGAYTTTGDLEKFWKALAEGKLVQPDLILQPRVSTGWKPPYTHYGYGVWVDLSGDQPHFFVEGSDPGVALRSRFMPDRDAILTVMGNTQKAMWAFYGDLQQEVLENVPSGA is encoded by the coding sequence ATGAATGCAGAACAACTGACCGACTGGCTGTCCCAGAGAGACCTGCCAGAACCATTCTCTGGCGTGATCTCTTTTGCGCAGGGAGAAGGGCGTACAGAAAAGGCATTTGGAGAAGCCATCAAGGCTCTGAACCTCGCAAACACCCTCGACACCCGCTTTCAGACGGCATCAGGATGCAAGATTTTCACTGCTGTGGCCATCCTGCAACTGATTGAAAAAGGACAACTGACCCTGGACACCCGTCTGAAGGACTGCCTGAGCATCGATTTCCCTCATTTTGACCCTGACGTGACCCTGCATCACCTGCTGACCCACACCTCAGGCATTCCCGATTACTTCGATGAATCGTTGATGGAGAATTACGCCGATCTCTGGAAAGAGCAGCCCATGTATGCCATCCGGGAACCCAGAGATTTCCTGCCGATGTTCCAGAACCTGCCCATGACCTTCAGGCCAGGGGAGAAGTTTGCTTACAACAATGCGGGATTTATCGTGCTGGGCCTGGTGGTGGAAGAGGCCAGTGGGCAGCCCTTCACGCAGTACATCGAACAGCATATTTTTGAACCCGCAGGCATGACGGATTCAGGGTATTTCTGGGCAGACAGCCTTCCAGAACGCACTGCTTACGCTTATTTGCAAAGGCCAGATGGAAGCTGGGGCACCAATGTTTTCAGCGTTCCCATTGTGGGGGGACCCGATGGAGGGGCCTACACCACAACAGGGGACCTTGAGAAATTCTGGAAGGCCCTTGCTGAAGGAAAGCTGGTTCAGCCTGATTTGATCCTGCAACCCAGAGTGAGCACAGGCTGGAAACCGCCCTACACCCACTATGGTTATGGCGTTTGGGTGGACCTTTCAGGAGACCAGCCACACTTTTTTGTGGAAGGCTCTGATCCAGGGGTGGCCCTCAGGTCCAGATTCATGCCAGACAGAGACGCCATCCTGACGGTGATGGGCAACACCCAGAAGGCCATGTGGGCGTTTTACGGCGATTTGCAGCAGGAGGTGCTGGAGAACGTCCCATCTGGAGCCTGA
- a CDS encoding DinB family protein, which translates to MTELDRFFIIQEQDGYTPKIGLLVSMLQNSRHYLLRAVRDLSQAELDARPLGAVNTIASLLAHLNAAETMFQRMTFEGRRFAPDEIQLQTDFRLENSDQTRNQPLEVYLQALAETRTRTLQGMKAREDAWLETETTFFGQPANWHYYWFHYLQDEVRHTGQITLIRKHLIPEAQKDFNPYSMT; encoded by the coding sequence ATGACGGAATTGGACAGGTTTTTCATCATTCAGGAGCAGGATGGTTACACCCCCAAAATTGGACTGCTGGTGAGCATGCTGCAGAATTCCAGGCATTACCTGCTGCGGGCTGTGCGAGACCTCTCTCAGGCAGAACTGGATGCCAGACCTCTTGGGGCCGTGAACACCATCGCCTCCCTGCTGGCCCACCTGAACGCTGCAGAGACCATGTTCCAGCGCATGACGTTTGAGGGTCGCAGGTTCGCACCCGACGAAATCCAGTTGCAGACTGATTTTCGTCTGGAAAACAGCGACCAGACCAGAAATCAGCCTCTGGAGGTTTACCTGCAGGCCCTTGCAGAGACCAGAACACGTACCCTCCAGGGCATGAAAGCCCGTGAGGATGCCTGGCTGGAAACGGAAACCACTTTTTTCGGACAGCCTGCCAACTGGCACTACTACTGGTTTCACTACCTGCAGGATGAAGTGCGGCACACTGGGCAGATCACCCTGATCCGCAAGCACCTGATCCCTGAGGCTCAGAAAGACTTCAATCCGTACAGCATGACCTGA